Within Pseudorca crassidens isolate mPseCra1 chromosome 8, mPseCra1.hap1, whole genome shotgun sequence, the genomic segment GCAGAGGGACAGAAGGCCCACACCTGGGGTTCCAAGATGTCAGCGGGCAACGTGGAGCCCGCCCACACCGGACGCTCCCCCCGCGGCAGGTGTCCGGGggtgccctccctcctcccccaagggACACATAAGCCTTTTCTGCTGGACGGGGAGGCTCAGGCAGCTAGCACACAGACGAAGGCACTCGGTCCGGCCCCTCCTGAGGCCTCTGGCCCCATAGCTGGCTCCCTGCCTGAGGCAAGCCCACACAGTGACGTGGTGGCAGATGCATCTCCCAGCCCTGGTGACACTTCACCAAACAGCTCTCCTGCCAAAGCCAACTTGGGAAATTCCAGGGACAAGGAAATTTACCCGGGGTTGCGAACAGCTGGGCCTTGGCTTGGAGCAGGGAGCCCCGCCCAGGCACAGGACGCAGGTGGAGCAGGAAGGAGGGACTCGCCAGGTCCACCACAAGGGAGTCCTTTAATAGAGACGGGCGGACAGGGGACACAGCTCGGCTCTGCACCTGCAGTGCGGCGGCTCCTCCCCCACCTGGTGTGGCCCCAGGGTGGACACGGGAGAGGTGTGGTTTTAAAAAACACAGCGAGACCAATTCTTCACTTTCACAGAGAAGGGGAGCTTGGGGGAGCCGAGTCCGAGCCCCGCCTCCAGCAGGAGGGAGcttgccgccccccccccccccccaccgctgtCTGCACACGGCCAGGGCAGGAGCCCCGGCTGCACAGAGGCCCAGCCACCCTACATCTGTCAGCGATTCTACGCTAGGTACACTGTTGTGCTGTAGAGGCCCCACCCCCAGCGTCAGCCTGAAGCCTCTGGTGGGAGGAGggacacccccagcccctgccacagGAGGCTGGGCGAGACAGGGCCCCGGGACAGAGCAGCCCCGCTCCTCACCGGCCCAGGGCCAAGGGGTCATTGAAGTAAAAAGGTCAACGGTGGACAAGATGCAGGCCGGTGAGAGCAGGCAGGGGTCGGGGGGCCAGGGGCGGCAGGTGTGCATGAACCAGGCAGGGCTGGACAAGCATGGGTGGGGTGCGGACGGGGCAGGGACAAGGGCGGGGCTGGGGATCTCATCAAAACAGTTCTGCAGCTGCAAACTGGGCCAGCGAGCACCACCACCCAGGGGTCCCCTCCCAGCCAGTGCAGGGCCgcctccagcctccagggccAGGCGTCGGGGCGCGTCCCGGCTCCAGGTGTACGTGTGGGGAGGGCCGCTGGTGTCGGGGGGGCCGGGCTGGAGAGGAGGGTGTGTGACATCTGCGGGCATGTCCCCGTCGGCCAGGTGGTCAACAGGATCAGTTGTTCTCGAAGAGAGAGAGCAGGTCGTCATTGCTGTTTGTGGGGAGGTCGGGTGGGCCCAGGTAGGACAGCAGCTCGTCAGGGTTAGTCAGTTCTGGGAGCAGCTGAGGACAAAGCAAACCCGCCAGCTTTGGGCCTGGGTCCCCAGCCGGGATGCGGCACACCCCTCACCCCGACACAGGCTGGCACTGGAGCCCCTCAGCCTGCTCTGCACAGGGGTTCTTCCAGCGAAAGACTGCTCTGTGACCAGGAATCACCTGTGACAAGCTGTTCAAGGACAACATGGGACACCCAGGACCGTGAGGGGTCCCTGACGTGAACAGGGCGAATGCAGAAGGTGGGATCCCACTCCCTGGGATTTTCTGCTTTGAGCTGTGCTTTCTACATTTTTTCACGTTGAACTTTGTATTCATTTACCATGGTCAAGAGACAGTCACCTGTCTTTTTTGCACTGAGTCTGGCTCACATACCACCTGTGAGTCAGACAGGTCAAATCAGACCCTAAGGCCAGGGTCACCAGCTACAAGCCAAGTCTTCTCGGGGACTCTGCCCATGCCACGGTGGCACCCAGGTCCCCAAGGCCACATGTCTGGACACAATCACCCACGGCTACTCTGGATACCTCACACTCGTCAACAAAAGCGCTGACGTCACCCGACCAGCTCTCCCTGCGTCTGGAAGTCACGGTGGTATCACTGTCCTCCCTTCTATGAAGCATGTGGACCCTGGGATGACAGATAAGCCACACCCCAGCCCCGGCTCCAAGTGCTCCCCAGCACGGGGCCCAGTACTCACGTCCAGGCCCGGTTCCGGGGCCTCCCCTGCCCCAGACACGGGGGGCCCCATCATGCCTGTGGCAGCACTGAAGGCCAGCTCACCGATGGGACCCGAATTCACCGGGCCCAGGGGCTGCCGGGATGCCGGGGGAGGGTTTGGATGGTGCagctggggccctggggggcCTCCAAGGTTGGGGGCGTGCAGCCCCGGAGGCCCAGGGTTATGGGCCGGGTCCAGGTGACCCGCTGGTGCCATctgaaggaggagagaagaaccTAGTAAAATGGCCCAGGGGCTCTCCGGGTGGACAGCTCGTCAGCCCCCCCGCCTTGGCACTGACCTGgcctgggaggcagggggcagatcTCTCCGGTGTCAGGAGGCTGCTGGGAATGTCGGATTGATAGGAGACAGGGGGGGGCCCCGGGGTGAACTCAGCAAGGGTCGGGGTGCTGGGCGTGGTGGGCGGGAAGGAGTCGGGGAACGTCCCGGGTCCCAGGAAGCTGGAAGCTGAGAGAGGAGAGCCAGGGGGCTCATGCCGGTAGAGCACGGAAACAGGCCAGCCACAGCGTGGGCAGGACTCACTGAGCTCACCCAGAGAACGTCTGACTTTACGAACTTGCTATTCGGCAAAGGGCATTTCTTCTCATTGCTGCTGGGGGAGCTGGCTGATGACACTGCCAGGAGGCTGCGAGGGGACAGGAATGGGACCCACCGCACCCAGACACTCCCGCACGCGTGGTCGGACGGTGCCGGTCCATGGAAGTGTGCCAGCACAGACCTTTGTTCCAGACTACTGGGGAGGTACGTGCAGCTGCAGCCGGAGGCCCTGCTGCCCATCCCCGCCGGCTCGGCCGAGGCTGCGCCTATGCCACCAAGTCCCCAACCAGGCCCCCAGGCTTGCGGCCCTCGGAGTGACACGTCCACAGGCAGCAGACTGGTGGGAGAGGACAGATCATTTGCCCAGGGCCGTCTGTTTCTAGGGCAAGCCCCCTGTACTCACCCTGGCTGGGGTAATCGCCGGCAGCCGGGGCTGAGGGGGGCTGGAGGGGGGCGAAGGGCGCggccccagggcccagggcagcGATCATCTCCATCACGCTGGGCATGAGCACGTGGGCGGGGCTCACGGTGCGGCAGCGCTTCAACGCCGGCCCGTCCGGCTCCTCCTTGACGTGCACGTCAGGCTTCACAGGCACTGGCTTCCAGCTGCACGTGGGGTCGATGGTGATCTCCTCGTAGTCAGAGCTGGGCGGGGACATGCAGGGCTGGTCACCACCTGTCCTGCTGCCTCTCCTGGCCCTGGGCCATTTTTAGGCAGACCTCCCAATCAAATGCTTGTGGCCACCCAGCACATTCCACGTGCTTGTGGGCTGCGGGCCTGGGTCGGATGTGGATTCCGTCCACGGCCTGGAGTCGAGCCCGCTCCACGCTGGATCAGCATGGGGTATCTCCCCACCTGTCCCAGGGCTGCCCTCTGCTGACCAAAGATGCTGGGATTGCAGGAAAGGAGACTCACTTCTGAATGTAAATGAGGATGCCCAGCATGTACTGGTCCACCTCCAGGCCCTCCAGCAATGCCGTCTTGCTGTAGAAAACCAAGGGGACACACAGCTCAGAGGGCTGGCCCAACCTCTTCCCGGGCACAGGCCCTGTCATGTCTCAGCCCCCGGTGTGAGGTAACCCTGCGTGACGTCGCTGCCCTGAGCCACTCCATCCCTCCTAGCCTGTGCTGTGAGCCCCACACCTGGCTTGTGGAAGGAAACGCCCATTAACAGCCTCAGAGGAAGTGCCACCCGCCCCCAGAGCCGTGGGGACCGTCTCTGACACACTCACTTGCACACGGGGCACCTCCAGGTCCCTCGCTCACAGTTGAGCTGTAAATAGGACTCCAGGTCAaagcactgcagagaaagggCGAGACAGTTCCTCACACTGGGGCCGGGGCAACCCGGCCATGCTCTGTGGTTTCAGGAACTTGGGGCTTATTTACTGCCTGTGTGAGAGGCTCGGCTCCCAGGCTTTTACCACAGCATCATCCTAACAGATGTAAGAGACGGGACAGCCTACGCAGCCCTCCCTGGGAATGACGTGTGGCCAAAGCAAGAACTGGGCAGCTTTGCCCAGTCAGGGAATGACTTCCAGGACGTGGTGTGGAGGAAAAACATGATGCAGAGCGATGTTTACCGCTTATGTAACCAAAAGGTGGGCGGGGGGGTGGAGGGTGTGTGTGCACGTACTTGTCTTCACGCAGAGCGTTTCTGCAGAGACAAACAAAGGCGCTGCTCCTGGGGGCAGGGCGGAGAGAGGACAGCGCCCTGCATCCAGGATGCCGTTAAAATCGGAGCCCCAAGAACGCAGTGAAACGGCTGTTACGCTTAGAATAATGTtagaagaaacaaaagcccagtctgaggggagaaggcaggggaGCCAGGCCACCTGCCCACTGGCCAGCCTGTCCTGTCACCTGCCAGCCGAGGTGCTCAGAGGCCACTCCCGCTGAAGACAGTTAAAGGGCAACGGAAGTTCTGGCAAAGCTCTGCAGTGGCCACCTACCTGAATGTGGCGACAGTCATGGCCTCGGGCAGGGAGCTGGATCCTGCGGAAGGTGATGGGGCACTTGAGAGACACCTTGATGGCCGTCTGCTCCACCCCGTCCTCTCCGTTGGGCCCAGGGGTGCCAGGGATGGTGCCGCTGCTGAAGTTCCGCTTTACTGACATCGACAGGGGAAAGGAGGACGTGGGTGAGGGCCGCCAAGCAGGACCCGGCCACTGCTGGCTCAGCACCTCCGAGGGGCGTTCCAGGGCTGACTGCTGCTCTCGGCACGCAGCCCCCGCCCCAGAGAAGGCAGCCTTGTCTGTCATGGGGCCGGCTGCCTGGGGCCGAGGAACACAAGGGCCACTCACTCTTGGTGATGCAGTGCTCGGCGGGCAGGAGGCGCTTCTTGAGGAGACCCTGCAGCACCGAGCGGACGGACGGCCGGTGCACCAGCTGCAGCACGAAGAGGTGGGACTGCAACAGGAGGACCCGGTCAGCGGGACGTGGCCCGGGGAGGCACAGCGCAGGCCCGTTCTCCTCTTGTGGCTAACGCACAGGCAGGCCACCTGTTGCCCCTCCCCGGGGAGCCCAGGGGACCAGGCCCACACCTATCTGGAAAGCTCACTGTGTGTCTGCACCAACCACGGCCTCTCTGTCGGAACACAATTATCTGAGAGGCCCCTGAATGTGCCCTGCCTACAGCATCCACCTTTATCCACGCTGGTCCAAGTGAAAACATCCCAGAACTGCATCAGGGCTGCCCgcctctgccccctcccacccggGCTGATCAGTGCTGTGCACCTAAGTGCATCCTGCCTCTTCTAGTCCTGGATCCGGAGCCTGCTGGAACCTGAATGACTCCTTAACAAAGACTCAGGGTCAGCTGGGACTCAGGACCCTGTGAGCTTCCTCCAGGAAAGAGGCAGGCTCAGCTAGTTTCCCTTACATAATTAACATGAGCATCAAATTTAGTCACTGAACCTAACCCGAAAGCAGCAAGGGCATTTTTATTTGAGATCCTTTACTTACAAGGCCCAGGATGGGAAGGAGGAGAGCCAGTGCCTTTTTCTCTAGCCATGACGCCCCCAACCCAGCCCCGCGGAGGGCACTCACGCAGCAGCAGGCCGTGACGGTGATCTGGATGGTGTTGCGGCCCGGCTGGCACACGTGCTTCAGGTAGAGGGGCTTGTGGGAGGTCTTGTTGTCGCCACGCTCGATGGTGAGCGGGGTGGCGTTGACGCTGACCTGCACCGAGGCCGGCCAGTTGGTGTTCATCTGCCGGTCCTCGTGGTGGTAGCACTTGAACTGCAGCTCCAGGTCCGGCCTGCACAGGAAGGATGGATGCTGAGAGCGAGGGGGCGGTGCGAGGGGCTGCAAGCTGGGGGCAGGCGCCCACTCACCTCAGCATCAGGGTCTTGTAGACGGAGTCACGGAGCTGGAAAGCGTGATTGCTCACGGCCAGGTTGTGCTGCAGGCGGAAGGGCTCCAGGACCACCCCGTCCCGCACGGGGAAAGTCAGCCGCAGCTCATCACAGGGGCCACTGCCTGGAAGCAGGCCATGCCGGTGTGAGCAGGCCACCTACAGGATGGCCACCAGGCCGAGcggcctgcccccaccccatcgCGGGGGCTGtggcccctcctcccctgccatgGGGCTGGGGCTTGGGCAGCATCTCTCCCGGGACCCTGGGCTCGGCCTCCACCTCCAACAGGAACAGATCTTGGTGTCCCGCCATTCTGTCCTGCTCCAGTAGGAGCCCCGAGAATGATCCCTGAATCATGACCAGAGAACATGCCCCACCAACCCAAAAAAATGGCGCCTCTGGTGCTTTCAGAGGGGGTAGGAGGCAGAAGAGGTGCGAACGGGCCCCTGCTGTCACCCTAGTGCTCAAGCTAGGGTTTTAGGACCCCCAACTGCTACTGCAGTGGTCTCCCGGAAAGCAGGAGTTCTTAACCAGAAGTGGGCTTCAGGGGGCCCCtgaaaccatacacaaaactgTGCACATGGCTATTTTCCTACAGAGGAGATGGATGCTTCAAATGGATTTGCAAAGAGGTCCATTAATAGAAAATGAAGGTgaaggccccccgcccccgccaaggTCCCTGCAGGACTCTCTGGAGCCCTGCCCATCTGTCCCGAGAGCAGACCTCACTCACCGGGTGGTGACGGGTGCAAGCTGCTCACGCCGGGCTTGAGGTCAGGCAGGAAGGGCGACTTGACCTCCTGGCTGGTGGACATGTAGGGGATGCTGCTGCCGGGGGTCATGGGCGGCGTGGGGCTCCCTGGCAGTGGGGAGCTGGGGTAGCCGGGGATGGAACGGGCGGGCTGTGGGGTTGAGCAAACAGTCAAGGTGGAGTGGTGTAGGGGTAGAGTTTGTTCTTGGAGCGCCCAATGGGAACGGTCAGACCAGGAACGGGCAGGGAGTCCACGCCTCCTCCTGCCTGGGCGCCCTCTCTCCAGGCACCCACGCCATGGGCCTCCCGCCGCCCATACCCCACTCAGGCCGGGCTGGCTGTAGCTGGCGCTCCCCCCGTTGAAGCGGGCACCCTGCCCGCTGAACTGCTCTGCGGGCTGCAGGAGAGAAAATCGCGTCTGCCTGGGACTGCCGCCTGCCCCTGAGCGCTCACAGGGTCCTGGACTTGACCCTAGGAgagggctggggacagggggGCCCACCACACACACGGGTGTtggcttctttcttctttatacaCTTTTTGTGTCTTCTAAATAATCTACAGGGAGCACGTGCTGATTTCACAATGTTAAGAATGGCCACTACAGAAAAAGAGCTGACCCCACGCGTCAGAGCGGTTTACGAGGAAGCCACAGACAGGCTGAAAGGCACAGGTACACACACCTCCTGTCTGCCCTCCAGCGGCACTCTTATCGCTCGGGCCCCTCCCCTCAAGAGCTCCTGGCCCCTCTGGCCTGTCCCCTTGCTGGGCTTCTCTGCAGCAAGCAGAGGGGATGGGGACACTGTCCCTGAAGGACACGCAGGTGGCGTGGGTGCCTGCCTGCTGCTCCATACACTGAATCTCACAGAGGGGCCTTTCGTACCTGgactcccctcctgggagctgccCTACGCTGATCAGGGCCCCCGGGAAGCTCCTGGTTGCTCGGCCACCCAAGCACACGCGAGCCCACTCGCCAGCCCCGGCTGCCTCAAGGTCCGCCTGTGTCCCACAGGGCTTGGCGTGGGCCAGCAGGGGCTGCAGAGGCCCGGGAGAAGCGGCCCTACCTTGTAGTGCAGTCccgcggggctgggggtggacaGGGACTGGCCCGCACCCTGCTGCAGGGGCAGCCTGTGCCCAGGGTAGGaggacggggtggggggctgcccGGGGCCAGGCGCGTACTGGGTGGCGGCGGGCGTGTACTGGCCTCCTGGCAGGTACTGCTGCCCAGGATACACCTGAAGGAGGAAAGAGGCAAAATGGCCAGGAGAAGAGGTGCTGGGGAAGCCCGTTCCCGGGGAGGGAGGGCGGTACCCACCCTGTCAGGCACAGCCGACTCTCCCTCCACACAACGGCTCTGAGGGCACTCGGGGTGGGGGGCCTGACCACTCACCTCACTGGAGTAGGCTCTCTTGACGCCCTGtcggggcaggggctgggcctgggggggCCCAGGGTACCCGTGCTGGGGCAGGCGCTGCCCTGCATATAGGGGCGCTAGGCCCGCTGCCCGGGTGGGGTTCATGCCAATGGGGCTCATGCCGGAGGGGCCCATTAGCCCTCCCACGCTGGCAGGGTTCATGCTGCTGGGGACACTGGGCCCCCGGGGACCGCCGTGCTGCAGGAACTGGCTGTTAAAAGACTGTCCGGCCCCCATctgggaaaagaagagaggaaccaTCCAGGCCTTACCCACCGCTGTGGGCGCCAGCCTTGTGCCCACCCCCTGCAGGCGGGctccccctcgccccacccccggcctgggTTCTCTCCCCTCAGCTCCCTACTCCTTTCCCGCCTCATCTTCATCGGCCCTGGCACACAGCGTGCGTGTCCCCAGGGCCTCAATCCTGGCTGCCTGACAAGACCCTGCCTTCTGCACCAACGCACACGGGCCGCACAGGAGGA encodes:
- the ZMIZ2 gene encoding zinc finger MIZ domain-containing protein 2 isoform X3 — translated: MNPMNPMKPALPPAPHGDGPFAYEAVPWQQSATQPAGSLSVVTTVWGVGNAAQSQVLGNPMGPAGSPPGSSMMPGMAGGSSALNSPQCLGQQAFGEGGANKGYVQQGVYGRGGYPGGPGFTAGYAGGPGGPGGLGLPSHAARPSTDFTQAAAAAAVAAAAATATATATATVAALQEKQSQELSQYGAMGAGQSFNSQFLQHGGPRGPSVPSSMNPASVGGLMGPSGMSPIGMNPTRAAGLAPLYAGQRLPQHGYPGPPQAQPLPRQGVKRAYSSEVYPGQQYLPGGQYTPAATQYAPGPGQPPTPSSYPGHRLPLQQGAGQSLSTPSPAGLHYKPAEQFSGQGARFNGGSASYSQPGLSGPARSIPGYPSSPLPGSPTPPMTPGSSIPYMSTSQEVKSPFLPDLKPGVSSLHPSPPGSGPCDELRLTFPVRDGVVLEPFRLQHNLAVSNHAFQLRDSVYKTLMLRPDLELQFKCYHHEDRQMNTNWPASVQVSVNATPLTIERGDNKTSHKPLYLKHVCQPGRNTIQITVTACCCSHLFVLQLVHRPSVRSVLQGLLKKRLLPAEHCITKIKRNFSSGTIPGTPGPNGEDGVEQTAIKVSLKCPITFRRIQLPARGHDCRHIQCFDLESYLQLNCERGTWRCPVCNKTALLEGLEVDQYMLGILIYIQNSDYEEITIDPTCSWKPVPVKPDVHVKEEPDGPALKRCRTVSPAHVLMPSVMEMIAALGPGAAPFAPLQPPSAPAAGDYPSQASSFLGPGTFPDSFPPTTPSTPTLAEFTPGPPPVSYQSDIPSSLLTPERSAPCLPGQMAPAGHLDPAHNPGPPGLHAPNLGGPPGPQLHHPNPPPASRQPLGPVNSGPIAAPRTD
- the ZMIZ2 gene encoding zinc finger MIZ domain-containing protein 2 isoform X2; its protein translation is MNPMNPMKPALPPAPHGDGPFAYEAVPWQQSATQPAGSLSVVTTVWGVGNAAQSQVLGNPMGPAGSPPGSSMMPGMAGGSSALNSPQCLGQQAFGEGGANKGYVQQGVYGRGGYPGGPGFTAGYAGGPGGPGGLGLPSHAARPSTDFTQAAAAAAVAAAAATATATATATVAALQEKQSQELSQYGAMGAGQSFNSQFLQHGGPRGPSVPSSMNPASVGGLMGPSGMSPIGMNPTRAAGLAPLYAGQRLPQHGYPGPPQAQPLPRQGVKRAYSSEVYPGQQYLPGGQYTPAATQYAPGPGQPPTPSSYPGHRLPLQQGAGQSLSTPSPAGLHYKPARSIPGYPSSPLPGSPTPPMTPGSSIPYMSTSQEVKSPFLPDLKPGVSSLHPSPPGSGPCDELRLTFPVRDGVVLEPFRLQHNLAVSNHAFQLRDSVYKTLMLRPDLELQFKCYHHEDRQMNTNWPASVQVSVNATPLTIERGDNKTSHKPLYLKHVCQPGRNTIQITVTACCCSHLFVLQLVHRPSVRSVLQGLLKKRLLPAEHCITKIKRNFSSGTIPGTPGPNGEDGVEQTAIKVSLKCPITFRRIQLPARGHDCRHIQCFDLESYLQLNCERGTWRCPVCNKTALLEGLEVDQYMLGILIYIQNSDYEEITIDPTCSWKPVPVKPDVHVKEEPDGPALKRCRTVSPAHVLMPSVMEMIAALGPGAAPFAPLQPPSAPAAGDYPSQASSFLGPGTFPDSFPPTTPSTPTLAEFTPGPPPVSYQSDIPSSLLTPERSAPCLPGQMAPAGHLDPAHNPGPPGLHAPNLGGPPGPQLHHPNPPPASRQPLGPVNSGPIGELAFSAATGMMGPPVSGAGEAPEPGLDLLPELTNPDELLSYLGPPDLPTNSNDDLLSLFENN
- the ZMIZ2 gene encoding zinc finger MIZ domain-containing protein 2 isoform X1, with protein sequence MNPMNPMKPALPPAPHGDGPFAYEAVPWQQSATQPAGSLSVVTTVWGVGNAAQSQVLGNPMGPAGSPPGSSMMPGMAGGSSALNSPQCLGQQAFGEGGANKGYVQQGVYGRGGYPGGPGFTAGYAGGPGGPGGLGLPSHAARPSTDFTQAAAAAAVAAAAATATATATATVAALQEKQSQELSQYGAMGAGQSFNSQFLQHGGPRGPSVPSSMNPASVGGLMGPSGMSPIGMNPTRAAGLAPLYAGQRLPQHGYPGPPQAQPLPRQGVKRAYSSEVYPGQQYLPGGQYTPAATQYAPGPGQPPTPSSYPGHRLPLQQGAGQSLSTPSPAGLHYKPAEQFSGQGARFNGGSASYSQPGLSGPARSIPGYPSSPLPGSPTPPMTPGSSIPYMSTSQEVKSPFLPDLKPGVSSLHPSPPGSGPCDELRLTFPVRDGVVLEPFRLQHNLAVSNHAFQLRDSVYKTLMLRPDLELQFKCYHHEDRQMNTNWPASVQVSVNATPLTIERGDNKTSHKPLYLKHVCQPGRNTIQITVTACCCSHLFVLQLVHRPSVRSVLQGLLKKRLLPAEHCITKIKRNFSSGTIPGTPGPNGEDGVEQTAIKVSLKCPITFRRIQLPARGHDCRHIQCFDLESYLQLNCERGTWRCPVCNKTALLEGLEVDQYMLGILIYIQNSDYEEITIDPTCSWKPVPVKPDVHVKEEPDGPALKRCRTVSPAHVLMPSVMEMIAALGPGAAPFAPLQPPSAPAAGDYPSQASSFLGPGTFPDSFPPTTPSTPTLAEFTPGPPPVSYQSDIPSSLLTPERSAPCLPGQMAPAGHLDPAHNPGPPGLHAPNLGGPPGPQLHHPNPPPASRQPLGPVNSGPIGELAFSAATGMMGPPVSGAGEAPEPGLDLLPELTNPDELLSYLGPPDLPTNSNDDLLSLFENN
- the ZMIZ2 gene encoding zinc finger MIZ domain-containing protein 2 isoform X4 — encoded protein: MGPAGSPPGSSMMPGMAGGSSALNSPQCLGQQAFGEGGANKGYVQQGVYGRGGYPGGPGFTAGYAGGPGGPGGLGLPSHAARPSTDFTQAAAAAAVAAAAATATATATATVAALQEKQSQELSQYGAMGAGQSFNSQFLQHGGPRGPSVPSSMNPASVGGLMGPSGMSPIGMNPTRAAGLAPLYAGQRLPQHGYPGPPQAQPLPRQGVKRAYSSEVYPGQQYLPGGQYTPAATQYAPGPGQPPTPSSYPGHRLPLQQGAGQSLSTPSPAGLHYKPAEQFSGQGARFNGGSASYSQPGLSGPARSIPGYPSSPLPGSPTPPMTPGSSIPYMSTSQEVKSPFLPDLKPGVSSLHPSPPGSGPCDELRLTFPVRDGVVLEPFRLQHNLAVSNHAFQLRDSVYKTLMLRPDLELQFKCYHHEDRQMNTNWPASVQVSVNATPLTIERGDNKTSHKPLYLKHVCQPGRNTIQITVTACCCSHLFVLQLVHRPSVRSVLQGLLKKRLLPAEHCITKIKRNFSSGTIPGTPGPNGEDGVEQTAIKVSLKCPITFRRIQLPARGHDCRHIQCFDLESYLQLNCERGTWRCPVCNKTALLEGLEVDQYMLGILIYIQNSDYEEITIDPTCSWKPVPVKPDVHVKEEPDGPALKRCRTVSPAHVLMPSVMEMIAALGPGAAPFAPLQPPSAPAAGDYPSQASSFLGPGTFPDSFPPTTPSTPTLAEFTPGPPPVSYQSDIPSSLLTPERSAPCLPGQMAPAGHLDPAHNPGPPGLHAPNLGGPPGPQLHHPNPPPASRQPLGPVNSGPIGELAFSAATGMMGPPVSGAGEAPEPGLDLLPELTNPDELLSYLGPPDLPTNSNDDLLSLFENN
- the ZMIZ2 gene encoding zinc finger MIZ domain-containing protein 2 isoform X5 is translated as MNPMNPMKPALPPAPHGDGPFAYEAVPWQQSATQPAGSLSVVTTVWGVGNAAQSQVLGNPMGPAGSPPGSSMMPGMAGGSSALNSPQCLGQQAFGEGGANKGYVQQGVYGRGGYPGGPGFTAGYAGGPGGPGGLGLPSHAARPSTDFTQAAAAAAVAAAAATATATATATVAALQEKQSQELSQYGAMGAGQSFNSQFLQHGGPRGPSVPSSMNPASVGGLMGPSGMSPIGMNPTRAAGLAPLYAGQRLPQHGYPGPPQAQPLPRQGVKRAYSSEVYPGQQYLPGGQYTPAATQYAPGPGQPPTPSSYPGHRLPLQQGAGQSLSTPSPAGLHYKPAEQFSGQGARFNGGSASYSQPGLSGPARSIPGYPSSPLPGSPTPPMTPGSSIPYMSTSQEVKSPFLPDLKPGVSSLHPSPPGSGPCDELRLTFPVRDGVVLEPFRLQHNLAVSNHAFQLRDSVYKTLMLRPDLELQFKCYHHEDRQMNTNWPASVQVSVNATPLTIERGDNKTSHKPLYLKHVCQPGRNTIQITVTACCCSHLFVLQLVHRPSVRSVLQGLLKKRLLPAEHCITKIKRNFSSGTIPGTPGPNGEDGVEQTAIKVSLKCPITFRRIQLPARGHDCRHIQCFDLESYLQLNCERGTWRCPVCNKTALLEGLEVDQYMLGILIYIQNSDYEEITIDPTCSWKPVPVKPDVHVKEEPDGPALKRCRTVSPAHVLMPSVMEMIAALGPGAAPFAPLQPPSAPAAGDYPSQASWQCHQPAPPAAMRRNALCRIASS